A genomic region of Mesorhizobium sp. NZP2077 contains the following coding sequences:
- a CDS encoding SDR family oxidoreductase, translated as MVSKAEFEGRTVVVTGAGGGLGSAIVALLAGRGARVVGCDQSQEALASPHLASRHVFNLLDRASIEAGITAVLDKDGVPDILINNAGWTRAETISALNADKIEHELDLNLTGVMIFADPIVKAMAARGSGSVVFISSVNAIAHFGNPAYAAAKAGINAYAKSVAVELGRSGVRANVVCPGSIRTAAWDHRLAKGPEILGKLKRLYPLGRIVNASEVAEAVAFLASDRASGITGVVMPVDAGLTAGCLPFIDDILGA; from the coding sequence GTGGTTTCGAAAGCCGAATTCGAGGGCCGCACTGTCGTTGTCACCGGCGCCGGCGGCGGCCTTGGCTCGGCGATCGTCGCATTGCTGGCCGGAAGGGGCGCGCGGGTGGTCGGCTGCGACCAGTCGCAGGAGGCGCTGGCGAGCCCGCACCTCGCATCGCGCCATGTCTTCAACCTTCTCGACCGGGCTTCGATCGAGGCGGGGATCACAGCCGTGCTCGACAAAGACGGCGTGCCCGACATCCTGATCAACAATGCCGGCTGGACACGCGCCGAGACGATTTCCGCGCTCAACGCCGACAAGATCGAGCACGAACTCGACCTCAATTTGACCGGGGTGATGATTTTCGCCGACCCTATTGTGAAGGCGATGGCGGCGCGCGGCTCCGGCAGCGTCGTCTTCATCTCCTCCGTCAATGCCATCGCGCATTTCGGCAACCCTGCCTATGCCGCGGCCAAGGCCGGCATCAACGCCTATGCCAAGTCGGTCGCCGTCGAGCTCGGCCGCAGCGGCGTGCGCGCCAATGTCGTCTGCCCCGGATCGATCCGCACCGCCGCCTGGGACCATCGCCTCGCCAAGGGCCCGGAAATCCTCGGCAAGCTCAAGCGACTCTATCCGCTCGGCCGCATCGTCAACGCCTCGGAAGTGGCGGAAGCCGTGGCTTTTCTTGCCTCGGATCGCGCATCGGGCATAACAGGCGTGGTGATGCCCGTGGACGCCGGGCTGACCGCCGGCTGCCTGCCGTTCATCGACGACATATTGGGAGCGTGA